From the genome of Leptodactylus fuscus isolate aLepFus1 chromosome 1, aLepFus1.hap2, whole genome shotgun sequence, one region includes:
- the GNPDA2 gene encoding glucosamine-6-phosphate deaminase 2 — protein sequence MRLVILDDYALASEWAAKYICNRIIQFNPGPDNYFTLGLPTGSTPLGCYKKLLEYHKRGDLSFKYVKTFNMDEYVGLPRDHPESYHSYMWNNFFKHIDIDPNNAHILDGNAADLQAECEEFERKIKEARGIELFVGGIGPDGHIAFNEPGSSLVSRTRLKTLAMDTILANAKYFDGDLSKVPTMALTVGVGTVMDAREVMILITGAHKAFALYKAIEEGVNHMWTVSAFQQHPRTIFVCDEDATLELRVKTVKYFKGLMHVHNKLVEPLHSMKKN from the exons ATGAGGCTGGTAATTCTCGATGACTACGCCTTGGCAAGTGAATGGGCCGCCAAATACATATGTAATCGTATCATCCAGTTCAATCCTGGACCAGACAATTACTTTACACTGGGGCTCCCTACAG GCAGCACACCATTAGGATGTTATAAGAAACTTCTAGAATATCACAAACGTGGCGACCTCTCCTTTAAATATGTGAAGACCTTCAATATGGATGAATATGTAG GATTACCAAGGGACCACCCCGAGAGCTATCACTCCTACATGTGGAATAATTTCTTCAAGCATATAGATATAGATCCCAACAATGCTCACATCCTGGATGGGAACGCTGCCGACCTGCAAGCTGAATGTGAGGAATTTGAACGAAAAATTAAAGAAGCCCGCGGCATTGAGCTGTTTGTTGGAG GTATTGGTCCAGATGGTCATATTGCTTTCAATGAGCCGGGTTCCAGTTTGGTATCCAGAACAAGACTCAAGAccttagcaatggacactatccTGGCAAATGCCAAGTATTTTGATGGTGATCTTTCTAAAGTCCCAACTATGGCATTAACAGTCGGAGTGGGGACAGTAATGGATGCCAGAGAG GTCATGATCCTTATTACCGGAGCCCATAAAGCTTTTGCTTTATATAAAGCTATAGAGGAAGGTGTGAACCACATGTGGAcagtgtctgctttccagcaaCATCCTCGCACTATATTTGTCTGTGATGAAGATGCCACCTTAGAACTTAGAGTCAAGACTGTGAAGTATTTTAAAG GTTTAATGCATGTACATAATAAACTGGTGGAACCGCTGCACAGCATGAAGAAGAACTGA